TCGAGTTAGACACAAAAGTGATTATGATGACGGCTTACGGTGAACTCGATTTGATTCAAGAGGCGATGGAGATGGGCGCGCTCGCGCATTTCACCAAGCCGTTTGATATAGATGAGTTGCGACAGGCAGTAAAAGATCAGTTGCAATCTTAAGGCGAGTCTGCGCGTTCGGCTGCAGAGGTCTGCGACGGTACGAATGATGACACGGGCTGTTGGGTCAGGTGACTGCGATGAGAAATGACTGCATGAGGAGTGACTGTAATGAAGTTGTTTCTCGACACGATACACGTCGAAGACATTCGTCAGGCTGCCCAAATGGGGATTCTCAGAGGCGTCACCACGAACCCGAGCCTCGTGGCAAAGGCAGGTCGCGATTACATCGAGGTGCTTCAGCAGATTGTGCCGCTGGTGGACGGCCCGACCAGCGCCGAAGTGGTGAGTTTGGACGCGGATGGCATGGTGAGAGAGGCGTTGTCTCTCGCTGACCTCGACCACAACATCGTGATTCAGGTTCCCATGACGACAGAGGGGCTCAAGGCGGTCTACCAGCTGGCGAATCTCGGAATCCACACCAATGTGACCTTGGTGTTCAGCGTCAATCAGGCGTTGTTGGCCGCACAGGCGGGCGCGCGATACGTCAGTCCGTTCCTCGGGCGGCTCGACGATATCAGCCTCGACGGGGTCGCGTTGATTGCGGACATCGTACAGGTTTTTCGCACACACGACATCGATACCGAGGTGATTGCGTCGAGTATCCGCCATCCCAGCCACGTGACACAGGCGGCAAAGGCGGGCGCACATATTGCCGCCGTGCCATTTGACGTGTTAGACCAGATGATTAAGCATCCGCTGACAGATAGAGGAATTGAACGTTTCTTGGCTGATTGGAGTACATTACAAAAGAGATGACCTCAGGACTTCAAACGCTGTGACTAGGCCGCCAATCGGCGGCTCGTCAGGGCACCTGAAACTTGTACAGCTTCCCCGCTTGTAGAATTGGGTAGAACGGGTCTATACTATGCTTATCATCCGCTGTGTCACCCTATTCCATTGATTCACATGGCATGTATTGCTCTCCTCGACACCGGATAAAAAGAGATCACTATCCTCTCCACCTTCGTTTCCTTCCGTGTGAATTGGACGGTGTTATGCCAAACGGTAACTTCTGAATGCGAAAGTCAGCCACGGAGGCGTGACTACAATTTTATTTGCTTTTATCGCGCGAAATGCGCGTGACCCACACCGCAGTTTGTGTATGGCGGAGAAGAAAGAGGGACAAATTTGGACATTCGTGAACTGGAAGAAAAGAAACTAACCGAACTTTATAAGTTTGCAAAGGAATATCAAATCCCATATTACGGGACGATGAAAAAACGCGAACTCATCTTCGCCATTTTGAAGGCGCAAGCAGAAAAAGACGGTTTGATGTTTGCTGAGGGCGTACTCGAAATTATGCAGGACGGCTATGGATTCCTGCGGCCGGTAGGCTACTTGCCGAGCCAGGAGGACATCTACGTTGCCGCGTCGCAGATTCGCCGCTTTGACCTGCGCACAGGCGACCTCGTCTCCGGTAAAGTACGGCCGCCGAAGGAAAACGAACGGTACTTTGGCCTGCTCCACGTGGAAGCTGTGAATGGATACAGCCCAGAGGTTGCTGCAGAACGCGTACACTTCCCAGCATTGACTCCGCTGTTTCCAACCGAGCGCATCCGCATGGAAACCACACCAGAACACATCGCAACCCGGTTGATTGACTTGTTCACACCAGTCGGCTTTGGTCAACGCGGATTGATTGTTGCACCGCCCAAAGCTGGTAAGACGCTTCTTCTCAAAGAGATTGCCAACAGCATCGCGGAAAACTACCCGGAAGCCCATCTATTCGTACTCCTGATTGACGAACGCCCAGAGGAAGTCACAGACATGCAGCGCTCGGTCACCGGTGAGGTTGTCGCTTCGACCTTTGATGAGTTGCCGGAAAACCACATCAAGGTGGCAGAACTGGTCTTGGAGCGCGCACTTCGTCTGGTTGAGCACGGTCAAAACGTCATCATTTTGATGGACAGTATTACGCGGCTCGCGCGCGCCTACAACCTCGTCGTTCCACCAAGCGGGCGTACGCTTTCCGGTGGTATTGACCCTGCAGCATTTCACCGGCCTAAGCGATTCTTTGGCTCGGCGCGCAATGTGGAGGAAGGCGGCAGCTTGACTATCCTCGCGACGGCGCTCATTGAGACCGGATCGCGAATGGACGATGTCATTTATGAGGAATTCAAAGGAACCGGGAACATGGAACTTCACCTCGACCGCAAGCTCGCTGAGAAGCGCGTCTTTCCAGCGCTCGACATTCGTCGCTCCGGCACGCGCAGAGAAGAAGCCTT
Above is a genomic segment from Alicyclobacillus acidoterrestris containing:
- the fsa gene encoding fructose-6-phosphate aldolase, translated to MKLFLDTIHVEDIRQAAQMGILRGVTTNPSLVAKAGRDYIEVLQQIVPLVDGPTSAEVVSLDADGMVREALSLADLDHNIVIQVPMTTEGLKAVYQLANLGIHTNVTLVFSVNQALLAAQAGARYVSPFLGRLDDISLDGVALIADIVQVFRTHDIDTEVIASSIRHPSHVTQAAKAGAHIAAVPFDVLDQMIKHPLTDRGIERFLADWSTLQKR
- the rho gene encoding transcription termination factor Rho, which produces MDIRELEEKKLTELYKFAKEYQIPYYGTMKKRELIFAILKAQAEKDGLMFAEGVLEIMQDGYGFLRPVGYLPSQEDIYVAASQIRRFDLRTGDLVSGKVRPPKENERYFGLLHVEAVNGYSPEVAAERVHFPALTPLFPTERIRMETTPEHIATRLIDLFTPVGFGQRGLIVAPPKAGKTLLLKEIANSIAENYPEAHLFVLLIDERPEEVTDMQRSVTGEVVASTFDELPENHIKVAELVLERALRLVEHGQNVIILMDSITRLARAYNLVVPPSGRTLSGGIDPAAFHRPKRFFGSARNVEEGGSLTILATALIETGSRMDDVIYEEFKGTGNMELHLDRKLAEKRVFPALDIRRSGTRREEALLTKDELEKMWAIRKSMGDNQEFTEMFLRKFRHYKTNQEFLDSLSLHREKKPSGTAAVGASNS